One Vibrio campbellii CAIM 519 = NBRC 15631 = ATCC 25920 genomic window carries:
- the rsmG gene encoding 16S rRNA (guanine(527)-N(7))-methyltransferase RsmG — translation MSALRTRLDELIAQTDLQVSEKQREQLVGYVELLDKWNKAYNLTSVRDPLEMLVKHILDSIVVSTHLPGERFIDVGTGPGLPGIPLAIMNPEKTFFLLDSLGKRIRFIKQVVHTLGLKNVTAIQSRVEEFQPEEKFDGVLSRAFASMTDMVEWCHHLPKQDSGVFLALKGLHPKDEIDLLPEWCSVTEIISLAVPELEGDRHLVILSRKEN, via the coding sequence ATGAGTGCTTTACGTACCAGATTAGACGAGCTGATCGCGCAAACCGATTTGCAAGTGTCTGAAAAACAACGTGAGCAGTTGGTCGGTTACGTCGAACTGCTCGACAAGTGGAACAAAGCTTACAACCTAACGTCGGTTCGTGACCCACTTGAGATGCTAGTGAAACATATCCTTGATAGCATCGTCGTTAGCACTCACTTACCAGGTGAGCGTTTTATCGATGTTGGCACAGGACCAGGTTTGCCAGGTATTCCATTGGCAATCATGAATCCAGAGAAAACCTTCTTCTTGCTCGATAGCCTTGGCAAACGCATCCGCTTTATCAAGCAAGTTGTGCACACGCTAGGGCTGAAAAATGTGACGGCAATTCAAAGTCGCGTCGAAGAATTCCAGCCGGAAGAAAAATTTGATGGCGTTTTGAGCCGAGCTTTTGCTTCAATGACGGACATGGTGGAATGGTGTCATCATCTGCCTAAACAAGATTCCGGGGTGTTCTTAGCTTTGAAAGGGCTTCACCCTAAAGATGAAATAGATCTGCTTCCTGAATGGTGTAGTGTGACAGAGATCATATCTTTAGCTGTTCCTGAGTTGGAAGGTGATCGTCATCTAGTAATCTTATCGCGCAAGGAAAATTAG